A genomic region of Canis aureus isolate CA01 chromosome 16, VMU_Caureus_v.1.0, whole genome shotgun sequence contains the following coding sequences:
- the TADA2A gene encoding transcriptional adapter 2-alpha isoform X5 gives MALLEAVMDCGFGNWQDVANQMCTKTKEECEKHYMKHFINNPLFASTLLNLKQAEEAKTADTAIPFQSTDDPPRPTFDSLLSRDMAGYMPARADFIEEFDNYAEWDLRDIDFVEDDSDILHALKMAVVDIYHSRLKERQRRKKIIRDHGLINLRKFQLMERRYPKEVQDLYETMRRFARIVGPVEHDKFIESHALEFELRREIKRLQEYRTAGITNFCSARTYDHLKKTREEERLKRTMLSEVLQYIQDSSACQQWLRRQADIDSGLSPSVPMASNSGRRSAPPLNLTGLPGTEKLNEKEKELCQMVRLVPGAYLEYKSALLNECNKQGGLRLAQARALIKIDVNKTRKIYDFLIREGYITKA, from the exons GCAAGATGTAGCCAATCAGATGTGCACCAAGACCAAGGAAGAGTGTGAGAAGCACTATATGAAGCATTTCATCAATAACCCTCTGTTTGCGTCTACCCTGCTGAACCTGAAGCAAGCAGAGGAGGCAAAAACTGCTGACACAGCCATTCCATTTCAGT CTACAGATGATCCTCCCCGACCTACCTTTGACTCCTTGCTTTCTCGGGACATGGCAGGATACATGCCAGCTCGAGCAGATTTCATTGAG gaGTTTGACAATTATGCAGAATGGGACTTGAGAGACATCGATTTTGTTGAAGATGACTCGGACATTTTACATG CTCTGAAGATGGCTGTAGTAGATATCTATcattccagattaaaggagagACAAAGGCGAAAAAA AATTATAAGAGACCATGGATTAATCAACCTTAGAAAGTTTCAGT taATGGAACGACGGTATCCCAAGGAAGTCCAAGACCTTTACGAAACAATGAGGCGATTTGCAAGGATAGTGGGGCCAGTGGAGCACGACAAGTTCATTGAAAGCCATGCAC TGGAATTTGAACTCCGAAGGGAAATCAAGAGGCTCCAGGAATACAGGACAGCAGGCATCACCAATTTTTGTA GTGCCAGAACCTATGACCACCTCAAGAAGACTCGAGAGGAGGAGCGCCTTAAACGCACCATGCTCTCTGAAGTTCTCCAGTACATCCAGGACAGCAGTGCTTGCCAGCAGTGGCTCCGCCGGCAAGCTGACAT TGATTCTGGCCTGAGCCCTTCTGTTCCGATGGCTTCGAATTCAG GTAGACGAAGTGCACCACCCTTGAACCTCACTGGCCTTCCTGGCACAGAGAagctgaatgaaaaagaaaaggag CTCTGTCAGATGGTGAGGTTGGTCCCAGGAGCCTATTTAGAATACAAATCTGCTCTGTTGAACGAATGTAACAAGCAAGGAGGCTTAAGACTGGCACAGGCGAGAGCACTCATCAAGATAGATGTGAACAAAACCCGGAAAATCTATGATTTCCTCATCCGAGAAGGATACATCACTAAAGCCTAA